The following proteins come from a genomic window of Pirellulaceae bacterium:
- a CDS encoding oxaloacetate decarboxylase yields MPHAGVQAILDEVGTLVFPGVYDCLSARIVQDVGFPMSFVSGYGVSATSLGEPDMGLMTQTEMLERARRICGSVQIPILVDADTGYGNAMNVYRTVSDLIDAGAAGCFLEDQVWPKRCGHMQGKRVIERSEYADKIAAAVEARGDRPFFIVARTDAVAVIGFEEALHRVEDAVEAGADASFIEAPVTRDQLAQIGREAPKPTVANMIEAGKTPLMTREELSEHGFQLVLYPLSSLFSAAHAIREACQQIRDQQSTSALHSRMMTFGDFNSLIGLDGRHQLAKRLDSSR; encoded by the coding sequence ATGCCGCATGCAGGAGTGCAAGCCATCTTGGACGAGGTGGGAACGCTTGTCTTTCCCGGTGTCTACGATTGCTTGTCGGCCCGGATCGTTCAGGACGTTGGTTTTCCGATGTCATTTGTGTCAGGGTATGGAGTGTCTGCGACGTCTCTGGGTGAGCCCGATATGGGGCTGATGACGCAAACTGAAATGTTAGAACGGGCACGACGTATCTGCGGGAGTGTCCAGATTCCGATCCTGGTAGATGCCGATACGGGCTATGGAAACGCGATGAATGTTTATCGCACCGTCTCCGACTTAATCGATGCGGGTGCCGCGGGCTGTTTTCTAGAGGATCAAGTGTGGCCGAAACGTTGCGGGCACATGCAAGGCAAGCGAGTGATTGAGCGGAGCGAGTATGCTGACAAGATTGCAGCAGCAGTCGAAGCACGCGGTGATCGTCCGTTCTTTATCGTGGCAAGGACCGATGCGGTCGCCGTCATCGGCTTCGAAGAAGCTCTGCATCGAGTAGAAGATGCCGTCGAAGCGGGTGCGGACGCAAGCTTTATTGAGGCTCCGGTTACTCGTGACCAATTAGCGCAGATCGGACGTGAAGCTCCCAAGCCGACGGTTGCAAATATGATTGAGGCAGGAAAGACGCCTTTAATGACTCGGGAAGAACTTTCGGAACACGGATTTCAATTAGTGCTTTATCCGTTGTCAAGTTTGTTTTCTGCCGCACACGCGATTCGCGAAGCCTGCCAGCAAATCCGCGATCAACAGTCCACATCAGCGTTGCACTCACGCATGATGACGTTTGGTGATTTCAATTCGTTAATCGGACTCGACGGCCGTCATCAATTGGCCAAGCGATTGGACTCATCCCGTTAG
- a CDS encoding dihydrodipicolinate synthase family protein, translating to MAGFSRESLHHVQLVPITAFSQNGEIALDPMRQQTQRLLDSGVRVFIPCAGSSEFHTLMTSEIVAAIKMTREVVGEQARVLCPVGLQLCNAIDLGQQALAAGADGVLVMPLDFPYLSDTGANDYYTQLMGELQCPSIIYKKAPVPSDELLLELADHPHLVGIKYSVNEISTFQHVVARDQNRLDWFCGSAERYAPFFALAGSPGYTSGAGNICPRVTVAMHAALARGDWSEALRLQSILLPIESYRARAENSYNVSFLKHAITSLGLDFGDPRPPYRRLTIAEKHEIDSIVAPILAAEEELASTATV from the coding sequence ATGGCCGGATTTTCACGCGAGTCATTGCATCACGTTCAACTCGTCCCGATCACTGCATTTAGCCAAAATGGTGAAATCGCATTAGATCCCATGCGTCAGCAAACACAACGATTACTCGACTCGGGGGTGCGAGTCTTCATCCCCTGTGCGGGGAGCTCTGAATTCCACACCTTGATGACAAGTGAAATTGTTGCGGCAATTAAGATGACGCGAGAAGTCGTTGGAGAACAGGCGAGGGTCCTTTGTCCTGTCGGGCTGCAACTTTGCAATGCGATTGACTTAGGCCAGCAAGCGTTAGCAGCGGGAGCCGATGGGGTGCTGGTGATGCCACTGGACTTTCCCTATTTATCCGACACCGGTGCGAACGATTACTACACGCAACTCATGGGGGAATTACAGTGCCCGTCAATCATCTACAAAAAGGCACCGGTCCCATCCGATGAGTTGCTGCTGGAATTGGCAGATCACCCCCACCTCGTCGGCATCAAATACTCAGTCAACGAAATAAGCACTTTCCAGCATGTGGTTGCCCGTGATCAAAATCGGCTTGACTGGTTTTGCGGTAGTGCCGAACGATACGCTCCATTCTTTGCACTCGCAGGTTCACCTGGCTACACCAGCGGCGCCGGAAATATCTGTCCTCGAGTAACCGTTGCCATGCATGCAGCTCTGGCACGAGGAGATTGGTCGGAAGCCTTGCGACTCCAGAGCATTCTTCTTCCCATCGAGAGTTACCGAGCACGTGCTGAAAACTCCTATAACGTCTCATTCTTAAAGCACGCGATCACCAGTCTCGGACTCGACTTTGGCGACCCACGTCCTCCGTATCGCCGACTCACAATCGCTGAGAAACACGAGATTGACTCGATCGTTGCACCGATTTTGGCCGCGGAAGAGGAACTCGCTTCGACCGCGACAGTTTAG
- a CDS encoding SMP-30/gluconolactonase/LRE family protein, which yields MQNDRIKLESVSNDDLPNGRHMPRRTFLAASAAATVAAISRPAVSREYGPDAPPIRYPDPDIVVLDERFSKYKLGNTPIQRVHRGNLWAEGPAWNGVGKYLLWSDIPSNVQRRLNLDNNQVSIFRSPSQNSNGNTFDFQGRQISCEHGTRRVVRYEYDGTVTVLASEWEGKPLNAPNDAVVHPNDGAIWFTDPGYGSLMNYEGNRGPLHIKEAVYRIDAKTGKMSKVTDDIFKPNGLCFSPDYKMLYVADTGASHYQDAKRQIKVWDIADGVKLANGRTFTSMEMDGQAGMADGIRCDVDGNIWSSAGWVGEGYDGVHIFAPDGDRIGLIRLPEICSNVCFGGKKRNRLFMTASQSVYAVYVETQGAHIS from the coding sequence ATGCAGAACGATCGGATCAAACTCGAATCTGTTTCGAATGATGACTTACCTAATGGTCGTCACATGCCCCGTCGCACTTTTTTGGCCGCTTCTGCTGCCGCAACGGTAGCTGCGATTTCCCGGCCGGCCGTTTCACGAGAATATGGTCCTGACGCTCCACCTATCCGGTATCCTGATCCGGATATTGTTGTGCTGGATGAGCGTTTTTCGAAATATAAACTCGGCAATACACCCATCCAACGAGTCCATCGAGGAAACCTTTGGGCCGAGGGACCCGCGTGGAATGGCGTCGGAAAGTATTTGCTTTGGAGCGATATTCCCAGCAATGTTCAACGGCGGTTGAATTTAGATAACAATCAAGTCAGCATCTTTCGAAGTCCCTCGCAAAATAGTAACGGCAACACGTTTGATTTTCAGGGGCGGCAGATTTCCTGTGAGCACGGTACACGACGAGTCGTGCGCTATGAATATGACGGCACCGTGACTGTGCTGGCAAGCGAATGGGAAGGAAAGCCGTTGAACGCTCCGAATGATGCGGTTGTTCATCCGAATGATGGTGCCATTTGGTTTACTGACCCAGGTTATGGCAGCCTGATGAATTATGAAGGAAATCGTGGGCCTTTGCATATTAAAGAAGCCGTTTATCGCATCGACGCCAAGACAGGGAAAATGTCAAAGGTGACGGACGACATCTTTAAGCCAAATGGCCTTTGCTTTTCTCCCGACTACAAAATGCTGTATGTGGCTGATACGGGTGCGAGTCATTACCAAGATGCAAAACGTCAGATCAAAGTCTGGGACATAGCCGATGGCGTGAAGTTAGCCAACGGTCGGACCTTCACCTCGATGGAAATGGACGGTCAAGCCGGGATGGCCGATGGCATTCGATGCGACGTCGATGGCAACATCTGGTCCAGTGCGGGCTGGGTGGGAGAGGGCTATGATGGAGTCCACATCTTTGCGCCCGATGGCGACCGAATCGGATTGATTCGGTTACCAGAAATCTGCAGCAACGTTTGTTTTGGTGGCAAAAAACGTAATCGACTATTCATGACGGCCAGTCAATCAGTCTATGCTGTCTACGTTGAGACTCAGGGAGCTCACATCAGTTGA
- a CDS encoding DUF1501 domain-containing protein: MGIGGIALNSLLQSDTKAADTSAAKWEGVARPLHIPRRARRVIFLCMAGGPSHLETFDYKPKLAAMHGKPMPASFTDGQPIAQLQGKKLTCLAPQHPFGRYGESGQEICTVFKHIPKIADEMCIIRSMKTEQINHDPAHTFMNTGTAISGRPSMGSWILYGLGSETNNLPGFVVLTSSGGGQDQPIAARQWHSGFLPSRLQGVQFQSTGAPVLYVDQPRGVTRQDQGQLVGAINRLNELHADVVDDPEIATRISQYEMAFRMQTSVPELMNLSDEPQHILDMYGTQGGDGTFASNCLLARRLAERGVRFVQLYHRGWDHHGGIKNAVAHTANLVDQGTAALVTDLKQRGMLDDTLVVYAGEFGRTPMAQGNGRDHHIKGFSMWMAGGGTKGGTSYGSTDELGYNATENVFHVHDLHATMLHTLGMNHERLTFRSQGRDFRLTDVHGNIVHDVLS, translated from the coding sequence TCGAGTTATTTTTCTCTGCATGGCAGGTGGGCCATCCCATCTGGAAACATTCGATTACAAGCCAAAGTTGGCAGCGATGCACGGCAAGCCCATGCCTGCCTCCTTTACAGACGGACAGCCGATCGCTCAGTTACAAGGAAAAAAACTCACCTGTCTTGCCCCCCAACACCCGTTCGGCCGCTATGGCGAATCGGGACAAGAGATTTGCACGGTCTTCAAACACATCCCAAAAATTGCCGATGAGATGTGCATTATTCGATCGATGAAAACGGAGCAGATTAATCACGATCCGGCCCATACGTTCATGAACACCGGAACCGCGATTTCCGGGCGGCCAAGCATGGGTTCGTGGATCCTGTACGGACTTGGTAGCGAAACCAACAACCTGCCTGGCTTCGTGGTGCTGACTTCGAGTGGAGGTGGCCAAGACCAACCGATTGCAGCCAGGCAATGGCACAGCGGCTTTCTCCCAAGTCGACTCCAGGGTGTGCAGTTTCAATCGACCGGTGCCCCCGTATTGTATGTCGATCAGCCACGTGGAGTCACGCGTCAGGATCAAGGACAGCTAGTCGGCGCGATTAACCGGTTGAACGAACTGCATGCCGACGTCGTCGACGACCCTGAAATAGCCACGCGGATTTCGCAATACGAAATGGCTTTCCGCATGCAAACGAGCGTTCCGGAATTAATGAATTTGTCAGACGAACCACAACACATCCTCGATATGTACGGAACGCAAGGCGGCGATGGAACGTTTGCCAGCAATTGCCTGCTGGCTCGTCGCCTGGCGGAGCGTGGAGTACGATTTGTCCAGCTCTACCATCGAGGCTGGGACCATCACGGTGGAATCAAGAATGCTGTTGCTCACACGGCAAACCTAGTCGATCAAGGTACTGCAGCACTCGTCACCGATTTAAAGCAACGTGGCATGCTCGACGACACATTGGTCGTGTACGCCGGAGAATTCGGACGCACCCCGATGGCGCAAGGAAACGGCCGAGACCACCACATCAAAGGCTTTTCGATGTGGATGGCAGGCGGTGGTACAAAAGGCGGCACCAGCTACGGTTCGACCGATGAACTTGGCTACAATGCGACGGAAAACGTCTTCCACGTGCATGACCTGCACGCCACGATGCTTCACACACTCGGCATGAACCACGAAAGACTGACGTTTCGATCGCAGGGCCGAGATTTCCGCCTCACCGATGTACACGGCAATATCGTGCACGATGTGCTGAGCTAG